The genomic stretch GTGCATCGAACAGACCTTCCCCGCGCTCAAGGGCGTGAGGATCGACTACCAGTGGAGCTGCGCGATGGGCATCGTCATCAACCGCATCCCGCAGCTGGGCAAGCTCTCGGACAACGTCTGGTATTGCCAGGGCTACTCCGGCCACGGCATCGCGACCACGCACATCATGGGCGAGATCATGGGCCGGGCGATCACCGGGCAGATGGCGCAGTTCGACACGTTCGCCGCCTGCTCGCACATTCGCGTGCCGATGGGGGATCTGCTGGGCAATCCGATGCTGGCGGCGGGGATGTGGTACTACCAGATGCTGGAAAAACTGCGCTGACCCCATAGGCCCTATCGCCAGCAGGCTGGCTCCTACAGTGGATGTGCGGCGAACACAAAACCTGCAGGAGCCAGCCTGCTGGCGATGGGGCCCTCCCTGCGCCGCGACACCTCAGTCAGGCAACTGCTCCACCGCAATCCCCAACCGCCGGTAATCCTCGATGCTGCCCGACGCCACATGCCGCTCGGTGATCAATGTGTGCAGCCGCTCGCACGGCGCCACCACGAACGGCTCCACCGCACCGAGCTTGTCCGCCGTGGTCACGGCGATCACCTGCGCCGCGCTGTCGAGCAACGCTTGCTTCACCGGCACCTCATCAAAGTGCAGCGAGGTGATCCCCACCTGCGGATGAATCGCGCACACCCCGGTGAACGCCAGGTCCGCCTTGATCGAAGCGATCAGGCGCAACGCCTCCTGGCCGCCGGCGGACAAGGTCTTCGGGTTGAGCTGCCCGCCCGCCAGAATCACCTTCACCCCTTTGTATTCGGACAACGCGACCGCCGTCATCGGCGCAGCGGTCACGGCGGTGATGCAGATGTCCGCCGGCAGCGAACGCGCCACCTGCAGGGTGGTCGAGCCGGAATCGAACATGACGATTTGCCCGTCGCGCACCTTCTGCGCGGCGTATTTGGCCAGCCGGATCTTCACCTCGTCGATCTCGTCCAGGCGGGTGAGGAAATCCTTGCCGGTGTCCTTCGGCCGGGGCAGCGCCCCGCCGTGCACCCGCTGCACCAGCCCGGCGCTGTCGAGCTCGGCGAGGTCGCGGCGGATGGTGTCTTCGGACACCGCAAAGTGCTGGCTCAACTCGGAAGCCATGACCTTGCCGTCACGTTCGAGGATCAAGAGGATTTTCTGGCGGCGCAGGGACGGGAGTTCGGCGGCGGAATGGTCGTGCATGGTTTTGCCTGTTTATGCTTGTCGTTGCAGGTTTAGTAAGCGTAAACAAATTATCCGGCAAAAACAAACCGCGTTATCAATCACTTCGATCATTGGAATCACGCATTCGAATTTTTTCTTTTGCGCGGCCCTAGGCACAATGGCGCCGTCAAAAAACGCTTAGGATTAGCCCGCCATGAACCTCAATTTCGCTTTCGCCTGCATGATCGTCGTGTCGTTCGCCATCGCCCTCGGCCACGCGTGATTCAGACGGACGCCGCCAGGTGCTCGCGCAACCACTTGTGCGCCGGGTCGCGGTGCGAGCGCTCGGCCCAGAGCATCGCCATCTCGTAGCCCGGCACCGCCAGCGGCGGCTCGACCGCTTGCAGGGTTGAGCTGTCGCGGACCAGCCGCGACGGCAGCATCGCCACCAGATCGGTGCTCGCCAGCACCGATTTGAGCACCAGGAAGTGCGGCACCGACAGCACCACGTTCCTCGACAGCCCCGCCTCTGCCAACGCCTTGTCCGTCACCCCGAAAAAGCCCCCGCCCTCCGGCGACACCAGCACGTGCTCCAACGCGCAGAAACGCTCGCGGGTCAGTTCGCCCTGCAGACCAGGATGGCCGACGCGGCCGGCCAGCACGTAGCGCTCGGAGAACAGCGCCCGGCGGTGCAGGTCCAGCGGCGCGTCTTCGCTGGTGTGCAGCGCCAGGTCGATCACGCCCTGCTCCGCCTGCTTGACCAGACGCTGCGGCGACAGGTCCAGCACCGCCAGCCGCGTGCCCGGCGCCTGGGCGCGCAGGCCGCCCAGCGCCGGCAGCAGCACGGTCGATTCGCCGTAGTCCGACGCCGCGACTTTCCAGGTGTTGTGCGCCTGCGCCGGTTCGAACGGGCTGGCCGGCGCCACCGCCCTCTCCAACGCCTCCAGCGCCTCGCGCAACGGTTCGCGCAGCTCGTCGGCCCGTGCCGTCGGGCGCATACCCCGTGGCCCCGGCAGCAGCAACGGGTCGCCGAAGATCTCGCGCAGTTTGGCCAGGTGCACGCTCACCGAAGGCTGCGACAGGTTCAGCCGCTCGGCGGCGCGGGTGACGTTGTGCTCCGACAACAGCACGTCGAGGGTCAGCAGCAGGTTGATATCCAGCCGTCTCAAATTATTCACTGCTATACCTGATATGTCAGAGATTCATTTCCACTATACCGGCTGGATGCCGATCCTGCTTTCACCCAATCAAGGAGCTTTTCCCCATGAATGTGCTGATGGTCTACGCCCACCCCGAACCGCAATCGCTCAACGGCGCCCTCAAGGACTTCACCGTCCGCCACCTGGAAGCCGCCGGCCACACCGTGCAGGTGTCTGACCTCTACGCGATGAACTGGAAGGCCGCGATCGACGGCGACGACAGCCCCGGACGCGACCGCAGCGCGCCGTTCGATCCGTCGCGCGACTCCAAGCGCGCCTACCGGGACGGCACCCAAGCGGCCGACATCGCCCGCGAGCAGGAAAAGCTGCTGTGGGCCGACACCCTGATCCTGCAGTTCCCGCTGTGGTGGTTCTCGATGCCGGCGATCCTCAAGGGCTGGGTCGAACGGGTCTACGCCTGCGGCTTTGCCTACGGCGTGGGCGAACACTCCGAGAGCCGCTGGGGCGAGCGCTACGGCGAAGGCAACCTGAAAGGCAAGCGGGCGATGCTGGTGGTGACGGCGGGCGGCTGGGACTCGCACTACGGCCCGCGCGGCATCAACGGGCCAATCGATGACCTGCTGTTCCCGATCCAGCACGGGGTGCTGTACTACCCGGGCTTCGATGTGCTGCCGCCGTTCGTGGTGTACCGCACCGGGCGGATGGACGAGGCACGGTTTGCCCGCACCTGCGACGAACTGGGCTCACGGCTGGATGAACTGTGGAGCGCCCGGCCGATTGCGTTCCGGCAGCAGAACGGCGGGGATTACGAGATTCCTTCGTTGACGCTCAAAGAGGAGGTGGCGCCGCAGCTTACGGGGTTTGCCGCGCACCTGCGCTGATCGCTGAAACCGCCCTGAGGCTGACTGTTTTCAATCAGCCTCAGGGGCAAAGAACCTGATCACAGACTCCCTTTCCTGCTCATTGAGCAATATGATCCGTGCACAGTTCCAGCAGGTGAGCAGCGTGTCGGATTCGGAGAACAGCCTGTCGACCAATTGATTGGCCGACAGCCCGTTGCCGTCCGGCAAGTCCAGAGTGTTTTATGAAGCAACAAAGGAAACGCCCGTTCCGCAAAACCAGTTCTTATGAACGGGCGCGTCACATTTGCATCGGATCCATGAGCCCACGACAGCCTCCTCAACAAGAATTCAAACCCCGTAGAGATCGCTATGCGCCAACCCGTTAGAAACCTGACGATTGAAAACATCGATTCCATTACGCAGGCGTTCACTCAAGAACTGGCGACAATCGGCGGGTCGATTGTCGGAAAATCCGGAATCCCCCTCATGCTTGCCTTGAAGCGCGACCGATTGGGCCATGGCCCCTATCCAGACGTATCTTTGTTCGAGGCGGCCAACCGGATCATGTCGGATCTGGTGATCCTTCATGGCATCGCAGCCCTGCTCAAGAACAAACATTTTCCTTTCGACGAGTACATCGTCGAGTTCGGCAACGAGAACAGGAGAGCCTTTGACATTCAAGCCTTTTCCCCCATCGGCAGCCTCGCAGGAGAAGCCTTTAACGCTGCGCCCTCCTATTTCAACAATAAGAAAAACTCTGCACTCAAAAAACTACAAACCAAGGCAGCCAATGAACACTACAGAATCATCATGTTCAACGCAGAGGCCCCAGGAAAGACGATAACGCCGGATGTGGGTGGCGCGTTTCAAATCGCCGTCGATATCGCCACCGGAACGGTAGACATCACACCACCCACCGCCGGGTTGATGGATCGCGTTACAGAACAATCTTGAACTAGCGCAACCGGCCGATCGCCCGCCGATACTTCTCGATCCGCTCCAGATCCTCCCAACCCGGCGAGGCGATCCGCGACAGGTCGCTGTTCTCCTCCAGGTCCGCCAGCTTCACCGCCCGCCCGATGGGGTTCAGGGCCACCCGTTCGATGAAGTCCTCATAGGATTCGCCCGGCACCTTGGTCACCGATTCGATGGCCGTCAGCACCGCTTCGCTGAACCCTTCCTTGCGCAAATCGTCGAGGCTGACATCGCAGTCCTCGACCACATCGTGCAGCACGGCGACGATGCGTTCCTCCAGGCCGCTCATGCGCAACATGACCTTCAGCGGATGCAGAATGTACGGCGCCCCGCCCTTGTCCACCTGCCCCGCATGGGCCGTGGCGGCGATGGCGATGGCGCGCTCCAGCGTTTGAGTCATGGGATGTCCTCGGTTCAGACGCCGTACCGGCCGCCGACGTGGATGTTGCGTTTGAGCCAACTGCCGATGGCCTTCAACCGCCCCGCCGGTTTTGCCGGCTCGGCATAGCGCTGGAGGATCAACGAAACCAGGGCGGCCTGATCCGCCATCGGCTGCGCATCGATCAACTCGGCCACCCACGGGCAGCCGGCTTTCTTGAGATGCTCGCGCCACTCGCCGGGCCAGTCGTCCAGTTCATCCAGCGCCAACCACCGCACCCCGCCCTGCTCCGCATGCCCGCCGCCGATGGATTGCTCGAAACAGAACGGCGTGCCCGGGCGGGACAGGTCGAGGCTGAAAATATAGACGTCCTGGGTGAGGTGCTGCGTGGTGGGGGCGTTGTTGCGGCTGCCGATAGTGATCATGGGAGGTTCCGTCCTTGGGCGATGCGTTGCAGATGGGGTGCAGTCTACGGCGCAACAACAGCGGACGAAACTATTGGCGATGCCGAACGGCAGGCAGAAGACGGATGATCCCGAAGATCAAAGCCTGAAAAGTCCCGTAGGAAATCACCCTATGTGGCTTACGAATTGACCGTTGGCTTGATTTTTTTCCGTGCCTTCTTGGCTGCTCGCAAGCAAAACATCTTCTGGGCGAGTTCGATGTTGCCCGAACAATACATTTTCTTCGCGATGTCATTCTTGAGCTTGTAGAGCTTCAAGTGACCGACATCCCCCTGAATCAATAGATCGAGCGCTGGCTTGACCTCTGAAAAGTGGATCGCCGCATATTTCTTCCTAAGCGAACTCAACTGGATGGTGTTCTGTTCGATGGCCCAGGTCGGCACAACAAAGAACTCCCAGTTGTTCAGATCGCGAATATCCCGGGTTTCCTGCTCATCGTCCTTGAAATGCGCAAGGATAAAAAAATCAGACCAGCGGCGATATATCTCGATAGCCTTTCCATACGGCTTTGAAATGTAGTTGTTCCACACATACCCTTGGCGGGGCTCAAGATCGAACTGTACGTTCTTGCTGCCGCTGGAAGTGGACTTGACCTCGATCCCCCAGCCATATCGGGTGCTGTGGCAATGGGCCTGAAAGTCTGCGGAAAAGTCCGGAACACCCCTGCCGTAAGTCAGATCCACCACGTCCCAGTCCTTACGGGTCTTGTAATGTTCTGCGAGGGTGCGATCCGAGCAAAGCGCCAGGTAGACCAGGTATTCCGCGAGATTGCCGCGGGTGGTGGGTGCCTTCAGGTCGGCATAGCACCACTGCCATGCATCCAGCAGTGTCGCGCTGGCGATGCGCGTGTTGGAAAAGGGCGAATGCAGCTCAAGCATTGGGCTTTTCACTCTCCCTTAAACATCAGAAATTCGCCGGCGTGTTCGCACTAATAATCTCCGCCTCATCCGCCCCAATGTTCCGGAACTTGTGCGGCAGCGTGGTCGGAAAGTAATACCCGTCCCCCGCGCTCAGCACGCTTACCTGCCCGTCCACCGTCAGTTCCACGGTGCCGCGGGTCACCAATCCGCACTCTTCGCCTTCGGCGTGCACGATCGGCTCTTCGCCGGAGCTGGCGCCGGGCGCGTACTGCTCGCGCAGCAGGCGCATCTGGCGGCTGGGGACGGAGGCGCCGATCAGCAGCAGGCGCAGGCCGTGGCGGCCGAGGTCGGGCTGTTCGTTGGCACGGAAGACGTATTGGTGTTCGCGCGGGGGCTGGTCGAAGGTGAAGAAGTCGGCCAGGGACATCGGTATGCCTTCGAGCAGCTTTTTCAGCGAGCTGACGGAAGGGCTGACGCGATTCTGTTCGATCAGGGAAATGGTGGCATTGGTCACGCCGCTACGCCGGGCCAGCTCGCGCTGGGAGAGTTTGTAGCTTTCGCGTACTAGTTTGAGTCGAGAACCCGTATCCATGACAGCCTTATGTTGAGGTACTTAAGGGCAATGGGGGTGGGTGGCGGGTGACGCGCCGGGGGCGCGGATCACGTTGCTCCCGTGTCCCGGAACCGTGAAAGGCGGCTATTAAATCACGTTTGGTGGTGTTGCTCAGCAGGTTCGATGGACGGTGGGTGAAATGAGCCTGCCGGGGGTGAATCCGAAGTAAATGCAGGGCCTGTGGGAGCTGGCTTGCCAGCGATTTGGCGGCACTTTCAACATCATTTTTGCTGATAAGCCAGCTCCCACAGTGGGTCGGGGGGTGTCAGATGGGATTCGGCTGACCGCGACCTTTGTAGGAGCGAGCCTGCTCGCGATGGCGGTGGTTCAGCCAGTCACCTGTTTGAATGGGCTGACGTCATCGCGAGCAGGCTCGCTCCTACAAAATCACGGTTTCAGATGCCGAAGCGGTCGCGCAGCGAGTAGTACGCGGCGCCCATGGCGGTGAGCGGGGCCTGGAAGGTGCGGCCGCCGAACATCGGCATGTGCGGCAGGGAGGCGAAGGCGTCGAAGCGTTCGGCGTCGCCGCGGATCATTTCCGAGATCAGCTTGCCGGCCAGGTGCGAGCAAGTGACGCCGTGGCCGCTGTAGCCCTGCATGTAATAGGCATTCTTCTCGATGCGGCCGAACTGCGGCATGCGCGACATGGTCAGCAGGAAGTTGCCGGTCCAGCGGTAGTCGATCTTCACGTCCTTGAGCTGCGGGAAGGTCTTGAGGATCTTCGGGCGGATCAGGGTTTCGATGTCGTCCGGCTCGCGGGCGCCGTAGACCACGCCGCCGCCGTAGAGCAACCGGTTGTCGGCGGTGAGCCGGTAGTAGTCGAGCAGATAGTTGCAGTCCTCGACGCAGTAGTTGTTGGTGATCAGGCTGCGGGCCTGCTTCTCGGTCAACGGTTCGGTGACGCAGATCTGCGAGCCGCACGGCATGCTCTTGGCCGTCACACGGTTGTCCAGGCCCTGCGGCAGGTAGGCGTTGCCGGCGATCAGCAGGTACTTGGCGCGCACCTGGCCCTTGGCGGTGCGCACGGTGTTCGGTTCGCCGTAGCGGATTTCCACGGCGGCGGACTGCTCGTAGATCTTGCCGCCCAGGCGCACGATGGCCGCGGCTTCGCCGAGGGCCAGGTTCAGCGGGTGGATGTGGCCGCCCTGCATGTCCAGCAGGCCGCCGACGTAGGCGTCGGAGCCGACCTCACGGCGGATGTCCGCCGCGTCCAGCAGCTTCAGGTTGCGGTTGCCATAGCGCTCCCAACTGCGCTTCTGCTCGGCGAGGCCCTTGAGCTGCTTCTTGTTCATCGCCGCGAAGATGCCGCCGGGGCGGTAGTCGCACTGGATGTCGTATTGCTTGATGCGCGAACGGATGATGTCGGCGCCTTCGAAGATCATGCTGCCGAGGATCTCGGCGGTCTTGTCGCCGTAGCGCGCCTCGATCACATCGACGTCGCGGCTGTAGGAGTTGACCAGCTGCCCGCCGTTGCGGCCGCTGGCGCCGTAGCCGACTTTCGCCGCTTCCAGCACCGTCACTTTGTAGCCGGCCTCGGTCAGGAACAGCGCCGAGGACAGGCCGGTGTAGCCGGCGCCGATGATGCAGACATCGCAGTCCACCGCTTCTTCCAGGGTCGGGAAGTCGATGGTTTCGTTGCGGGTGGCCGCGTAGTAGCTGTTGACGTGTTGCTGTTTCATTTTCTTGTTCTCCGAGGGCCGCCGGCACGTGCCGGCGGCCGCCGCTGCAAAATAGGTCAGAGCTTGATCCAGGTCGCTTTCAGCTCGGTGTACTTGTCGAAGGCATGCAGCGACTTGTCGCGGCCGTTGCCCGACTGCTTGAAGCCGCCGAACGGCGCGGTCATGTCGCCGCCGTCGTACTGGTTGACCCACACGCTGCCGGCGCGCAGGCCGCGGGCGAAGGTGTGGGCCTTGCTCAGGTTGCTCGTCCAGACCCCGGCGGCGAGGCCGAAGATGCTGTCGTTGGCGATCTGCAGCGCCTCTTCGACGGTGTCGAAGGTGATCAGCGACAGCACCGGGCCGAAGATCTCTTCGCGGGCGATGGTCATGGCGTTGGTCACGCCGTCGAAGATCGCCGGCTGCACGTACAGGCCGCCGGTCTCTTCGAGGGTGCGCTGGCCGCCGGCGATCAGCTCGGCGCCCTGCTCCCGGCCGATGCCGATGTAGCGCAGGACGTTGTCCAGCTGACGCTGATCGACCACCGCGCCGACGGTGGTGGCCGGGTCGAGGGCGTGGCCGGGTTTCCACGCTTGCAGCGCTTCCACCAGCAGCGGGATGAATTGCTCACGGATCGAACGCTCCACCAGCAGGCGCGAGCCGGCGGTGCAGACCTCACCCTGGTTGAACGCAATGGCGCCCGCCGCCGCTTGTGCGGCTGCGCGCAGGTCCGGCGCATCGGCGAACACCACGTTCGGGCTCTTGCCGCCGGCTTCGAGCCACACGCGTTTCATGTTGCTTTGGCCGGCGTAGATCATCAGTTGCTTGGCGATGGCCGTGGAACCGGTGAAGGCCAGCACGTCGACGTCCATGTGCAGCGCCAGCGCCTTGCCGACGGTGTGGCCGAAGCCCGGCAGGACGTTGAACACGCCCTTGGGAATGCCGGCGTCCAACGCCAGTTGCGCGATGCGGATCGCGGTCAGCGGAGACTTCTCCGACGGCTTGAGGATGAACGAGTTGCCGGCGGCCAGGGCCGGGGCGAACTTCCAGCTGGCCATGATCAGCGGGAAGTTCCACGGCACGATGGCCGCGACCACGCCGGACGGCTCGCGGGTCACCAGGCCCAATTGGTCGTGGGGCGTGGCGGCGACTTCGTCGTAGATTTTGTCGATGGCCTCGGCGCTCCAGCGGATCGCGTTGGCCGTCGCCGGTACGTCGATGCTCATCGAGTCGCTGATCGGCTTGCCCATGTCGAGGGTTTCCAGCAGCGCCAGTTCTTGCTGGTGCTCAAGGATCAGATCGGCGAAACGGATCAGGATGCGCTTGCGTTCGGCCGGGGCCTTGTTGGCCCAGACGCCGGAGTTGAAGGTCTGACGGGCGACGTCAACGGCCAGGTTGGCGTCGGCCTCGTCGGTGCTGGCCACGGACGCCAGGAAACGGCCGTCGACCGGGCTCAGGCATTCGAACGTGGCGCCGCCGATGGCCGGGCGGTATTCGCCGTTGATGAAGGCGCGGCCTTCGAGGGTCAGGGACTGGAAACGCTGTTCCCAGTCGTTGCGGGTCATGGTCATGGCTGTGGCTCACACAGGAAATGGGGTCACCGATGTCCCTGTGGGAGCGGGCTTGCCCGCGAAGGCGGCGGACCGGTCACCCTCAGTGTCGAAGGTGACGGCCTCTTCGCGGGCAAGCCCGCTCCCACAGGGAATGGCGTGTTATTTCGGACTTGTGGTTTGCGCCGGTCACTGTGGATCCGGCGGTGGTCTTCAGACCGTGTGCAGGTACCAGTTGTACTCAAGGTCGGAGATCGAGTTCTCGAATTCGGCCAGTTCGCTTTCCTTGCACGCGACGAACACGTCGATGTACATCGGGTCGATGTACCGGGCCATGACTTCGCTGTCGTCCAGCACCCGCAACGCGTCGCGCAGGTTGTTCGGCAGGCTCTGTTCGTTCTGCTCGTAGCTGTTGCCTTCGGTCGGCGCCGGCGGCTCGATCTGGTTGGTCAGGCCGTGGTGCACGCCCGCCAGCACCGAGGCCATCAGCAGGTACGGGTTGGCGTCGGCACCGGCCACGCGGTGCTCGATGCGCACGGCGTCCGGCGAGCCGGTCGGCACGCGCACGGCCACGGTGCGGTTGTCGATGCCCCAGCTCGGCGAGTTCGGCACGTAGAACTGCGCGCCGAAGCGGCGGTACGAGTTGACGTTCGGGCAGAGGAAAGCCATCTGCGCGGGCAGGGTCTCCAGCACACCGCCGATCGCGTGGCGCAGCGCGGCGTTCTGCTCGGGATCCTCGCTGGCGAAGATGTTGTTGCCTTCTTTGTCCAGGATCGAAATGTGCACGTGCAGACCGTTGCCCGCCTGGCCCGGATACGGCTTGGCCATGAAGGTGGTGTCCATCTCGTGGTCGTAGGCGATGTTCTTCACCAGACGCTTGAGCAGGATCGCGTATTCGCACGCCTTGATCGGGTCGGACACGTGGTGCAGGTTGACTTCGAACTGCGCCGGGGCGCTTTCCTTGACGATGGCGTCGGCGGGGATGCCCTGCTCTTTCGCGCCTTCGAGGATGTCTTGCAGGCAGTCGACGTATTCGTCCAGGTCGTCGATCAGGTAGACCTGGGTCGACACCGGGCGCTTGCCCGACACCGGCGAGCGTGGCGACTGCGGACGGCCGTTCACGTTGTCCTGGTCGATCAGGTAGAACTCAAGCTCGAACGCGGCGCAGATGGTCAGGCCCAGCTCGTCGAACTTGCGCACCACGTTGGCCAGCACTTCGCGCGGGTCGGCGAAGAACGGCTCGCCTTCGAGTTCATGCATGGTCATCAGCAGTTGGGCGGTCGGACGCTTCTGCCAAGGCTCGATGCTGAGGGTGCCGGGGATCGGGTAGCAGATGCGGTCCGCGTCGCCGATGTCCAGGCCAAGGCCGGTGCTTTCGACGGTGGAACCGTTGATGTCGAGGGCAAAGAGCGAGGCCGGCAGGTTGATGCCTTTCTCGTAGACCTTGTGAAGACTGGTGCGCTCGATGCGCTTGCCGCGCACCACACCGTTCATGTCTGCAATCAGAAGGTCGACGTACAAAACCTCAGGATGTTTCTTAAGGAATGCGTTTGCTTCGTTGAGTTGAACGGCACGCAGAGGGACCGACATGATGCACCTATTTAGCTGTTAATTATTATGTTCACTGCTGTTTCGCGGAGCCAGTCAACCCGAACGGCAAAGTGAAGTCAATAGCGAACGCAGGGCCGTTCAGCGTTTATTTTTCGGGCTTTTTTTAACATCCTCATGCCGAAGCAGACGCCAGAGCGGCGGAAATCCTGAAGATTGGATGAACGGCGTTTAGAATTTTTTACATGGCAGTTGTTAATTAAAATAAACGCGGCTAAGCTCCGGAAAAGCTCGTTCAAGTGTCAAACTTCGAGGTGAATAAAAATGGCATTCAAGCCATTGATCGGCGTTACTGCGTGCGTCAAACAGATCGGCCTGCACCCCTACCACATCAGCGGCGACAAGTACGTGCGTGCTGTCAGCGTCGCGGCGCAGGGGCTGCCGGTGGTCATTCCTTCCCTGGGTGAACTGACGGAAACCGGCGACCTGCTCGGTCAGCTCGACGGCCTGCTGCTCACCGGCTCGCCCTCCAACGTGGAGCCCTTCCACTACCAGGGCCCTGCCAGCGCCCCCGGCACGGATCACGACCCGGCGCGGGACGCCACCACCCTTCCCCTCTTGCGTGCGGCCATTGCGGCGGGCGTTCCGGTGCTCGGCATCTGCCGCGGCTTCCAGGAAATGAACGTGGCCTTCGGCGGCAGCCTGCACCAGAAGGTGCATGAGCTGCCGGGCATGCTCGACCACCGCGAAGCCGACAGCCCGGACGTCGCCGTGCAGTACGCCCCGGCCCATGCCGTGACGGTGCTGGCCGGCGGTGTGTTCGAGGCGCTGGAGCTGCCGGGCGAGTTTCAGGTCAACTCCATCCACAGCCAGGGCATCGACCGCCTCGCCCCCGGCCTGCGCGCCGAAGCGGTGGCGCCGGACGGCCTGATCGAGGCGGTGTCGGTCGAGCACAGCCCGACGTTCGCCGTCGGCGTGCAGTGGCATCCGGAGTGGCAGGTGCTGGACAACCCGCCCTACCTGAAGATTTTCCAGGCGTTCGGCGCGGCGTGCCGGCAACGAGCGGCACGGCGCAATCAGCGCTGACACCCCCGTAGACGCAAAACCCTTTACTGCCCCCACGGGAGCGGCGGCTGTGCGTGTGCACATCCGTCACCTGTGAAAACAACGAAACCGCAATAACAACAAGTACCACCAGGCAGCCAGGACGGCGGCGCCGAACAAGCCGGATCGGCAGGAGTGTCGGCAATCGGATCGATGCAAAACCCTGTGGGAGCCGGCTTGCCAGCGATGAGGCCATCACCCTCGACATTGAGGGTGACTGACCCGCCGCCATCGCAGGCAAGCCAGCTCCCACAGGGGGATGCGATCCGGGAGGAATGACTCCAAACGATCTGCAATCCACTTTTGAGCCAGGCCATTTGGCCCGGCGACTGAAACCTGTTGGGAGTTTCACATGGCAAACGCCTCCAGCACTTACAGGAAGGCCCTTGAAGGTCATCAGCAACCGAAAAAGGTTCTGGTGAAAGTCGATCGCGTCACCAAGAAATTCGACGAGACCACCGCCGTGGACGACGTGTCCCTGGAGATCCATCAGGGCGAGATCTTCGCCCTGCTCGGCGGCTCCGGTTCCGGCAAGTCGACCCTGCTGCGCATGCTCGCCGGTTTCGAGCGTCCCACCGACGGGCGGATCCTGCTCGACGGCGTGGACATCACCGACATGCCGCCTTACGAACGACCGATCAACATGATGTTCCAGTCCTATGCGCTGTTCCCGCACATGACGGTGGCGCAGAACATCGCCTTCGGCCTCAAGCAGGACCGTTTGCCGGCCAGCGAGATCGACGCCCGCGTCGAAGAGATGCTGCGCCTGGTGCACATGACCCAATACGCCAAGCGCAAGCCGCACCAACTGTCCGGCGGCCAGCGCCAGCGCGTGGCCCTGGCCCGTTCGCTGGCCAAGCGCCCGAAGCTGCTGCTGCTCGACGAACCGATGGGCGCGCTGGACAAGAAGCTGCGTTCGCAGATGCAGCTGGAACTGGTGGAAATCATCGAGCGCGTCGGCGTGACCTGCGTGATGGTGACCCACGACCAGGAAGAGGCCATGACCATGGCCGAGCGCATCGCGATCATGCACCTGGGCTGGATCGCCCAGGTCGGCAGCCCGGTGGACATCTATGAGGCGCCGGTCAACCGCATGGTCTGCGAATTCATCGGCAACGTGAACGCCTTCGACGGCACCGTGGTGGAAGACCTCGAAGGCCACGCGATCA from Pseudomonas ekonensis encodes the following:
- a CDS encoding glutamine synthetase family protein: MSVPLRAVQLNEANAFLKKHPEVLYVDLLIADMNGVVRGKRIERTSLHKVYEKGINLPASLFALDINGSTVESTGLGLDIGDADRICYPIPGTLSIEPWQKRPTAQLLMTMHELEGEPFFADPREVLANVVRKFDELGLTICAAFELEFYLIDQDNVNGRPQSPRSPVSGKRPVSTQVYLIDDLDEYVDCLQDILEGAKEQGIPADAIVKESAPAQFEVNLHHVSDPIKACEYAILLKRLVKNIAYDHEMDTTFMAKPYPGQAGNGLHVHISILDKEGNNIFASEDPEQNAALRHAIGGVLETLPAQMAFLCPNVNSYRRFGAQFYVPNSPSWGIDNRTVAVRVPTGSPDAVRIEHRVAGADANPYLLMASVLAGVHHGLTNQIEPPAPTEGNSYEQNEQSLPNNLRDALRVLDDSEVMARYIDPMYIDVFVACKESELAEFENSISDLEYNWYLHTV
- a CDS encoding gamma-glutamyl-gamma-aminobutyrate hydrolase family protein, coding for MAFKPLIGVTACVKQIGLHPYHISGDKYVRAVSVAAQGLPVVIPSLGELTETGDLLGQLDGLLLTGSPSNVEPFHYQGPASAPGTDHDPARDATTLPLLRAAIAAGVPVLGICRGFQEMNVAFGGSLHQKVHELPGMLDHREADSPDVAVQYAPAHAVTVLAGGVFEALELPGEFQVNSIHSQGIDRLAPGLRAEAVAPDGLIEAVSVEHSPTFAVGVQWHPEWQVLDNPPYLKIFQAFGAACRQRAARRNQR
- a CDS encoding ABC transporter ATP-binding protein, whose translation is MANASSTYRKALEGHQQPKKVLVKVDRVTKKFDETTAVDDVSLEIHQGEIFALLGGSGSGKSTLLRMLAGFERPTDGRILLDGVDITDMPPYERPINMMFQSYALFPHMTVAQNIAFGLKQDRLPASEIDARVEEMLRLVHMTQYAKRKPHQLSGGQRQRVALARSLAKRPKLLLLDEPMGALDKKLRSQMQLELVEIIERVGVTCVMVTHDQEEAMTMAERIAIMHLGWIAQVGSPVDIYEAPVNRMVCEFIGNVNAFDGTVVEDLEGHAIIHSPDLAQKIYVGHGVSTSVQDKSITYAIRPEKMLVSSLKPEARYNWSEGKVHDIAYLGGHSVFYVELPGGKIVQSFMANAERRGARPTWDDKVYVWWEDDSGVVLRS